From Acropora muricata isolate sample 2 unplaced genomic scaffold, ASM3666990v1 scaffold_713, whole genome shotgun sequence, the proteins below share one genomic window:
- the LOC136906707 gene encoding zinc finger protein 862-like has translation MPPKKILRLDSSQRKLPTFFNTTAEQNHDTVSENNETDERDGSCETTGEGASKHSSSEERKFQSKWLTLWPWLTFEDGAMYCKLCLKKGKKNTMTAGCKTFKTSSLTRHEELTDHKHAIAEGELQTNFNASLSKMFIEEDEAIMKAMKAVYWMASENLPMTKYESMMQLLKDLGVPIACLQVGERVDYESYYTANEILSAISTQIDVEVSERIERSPFVTFLADESTDIANKKRMTMHVRIIDPKTSVAETVYLRDVEYEDGTGEGLAQEILNEVQKRKIPPTKMIGFGSDGANVMSGEGKGVHGRLKEQNAHMVHIHCMAHRLALCTSQAANDIPRLKKYQEWLTSLFYYMKASATREHKLHKVQEVLNHPVLKYKEIHAVRWLSCYEAVEAVYRTLDPLISYFHQRKASKDPKAKGLLKAMASTQFIYITYLLMDVLPIVCRLCLQLQAENLDVAKAKVSVDQCLADLQAYRSGTQKFPTHVERFDKDIVKTNGHNEFKGHIVRGEGWENFLALKNEFIDQLLANINKR, from the exons ATGCCTCCGAAAAAAATCTTGAGATTGGACAGCTCGCAGAGAAAGTTGCCTACATTTTTCAACACAACAGCGGAGCAGAATCATGATACTGTGAGCGAAAACAACGAAACGGACGAAAGAGATGGTTCATGTGAAACGACTGGCGAAGGTGCTTCCAAGCATTCTAGTTCTGAGGAGAGAAAATTCCAAAGTAAGTGGCTAACCTTATGGCCTTGGCTAACATTCGAGGACGGTGCAATGTACTGCAAACTTTgcttaaaaaaaggaaagaaaaacactaTGACTGCCGGTTGTAAAACTTTCAAAACGAGTAGCCTGACTAGGCACGAGGAACTTACAGACCACAAACATGCTATAGCTGAAGGTGAGTTGCAGACGAATTTCAACGCTAGTCTTTCCAAAATGTTCATTGAAGAAGATGAGGCGATTATGAAGGCAATGAAAGCGGTTTACTGGATGGCTTCCGAGAACTTGCCGATGACAAAGTACGAGAGTATGATGCAATTGCTCAAAGATCTCGGGGTGCCAATAGCGTGTTTACAAGTAGGCGAGAGAGTTGATTATGAAAGCTACTACACCGCTAACGAGATCCTGTCAGCCATAAGTACCCAAATTGATGTGGAAGTCAGCGAAAGGATTGAGCGTTCACCGTTCGTAACATTTCTTGCAGATGAAAGTACAGACATTgccaacaaaaaaagaatgacAATGCATGTAAGAATTATTGACCCCAAAACTTCAGTGGCAGAAACAGTCTACTTGAGGGATGTTGAGTACGAAGATGGCACAGGGGAAGGTTTAGCTcaagaaattttaaatgaagtCCAGAAAAGGAAGATACCCCCTACAAAAATGATTGGATTTGGTTCTGATGGAGCGAACGTCATGAGCGGAGAAGGAAAAGGCGTGCACGGGAGGCTGAAAGAGCAAAATGCACATATGGTACACATTCATTGCATGGCACACAGGTTGGCACTCTGCACAAGCCAAGCAGCAAATGACATTCCACGCTTAAAGAAGTACCAAGAATGGCTTACatctttattttattacatgaaaGCTTCAGCAACAAGGGAGCACAAACTGCATAAAGTGCAAGAAGTTCTAAATCACCCTGTACTTAAGTACAAAGAAATCCATGCTGTTCGTTGGCTGTCCTGTTATGAAGCTGTAGAGGCGGTTTACCGTACGTTGGACCCACTCATAAGCTACTTTCACCAAAGGAAGGCCTCCAAAGACCCCAAGGCCAAGGGACTGTTGAAGGCAATGGCCTCAACACAATTTATCTACATCACCTATCTCCTGATGGATGTGCTGCCCATTGTCTGTCGCCTCTGCCTTCAGCTTCAAGCAGAGAATCTGGATGTTGCCAAAGCGAAG GTATCTGTTGACCAGTGTCTAGCCGACCTTCAGGCTTATAGAAGCGGAACTCAGAAGTTCCCCACTCATGTTGAGAGGTTTGACAAGGACATTGTCAAAACAAATGGTCACAATGAGTTTAAAGGACACATTGTTCGGGGAGAAGGATGGGAAAACTTTCTTGCCCTGAAAAACGAATTTATTGACCAGCTACTTGCAAACATCAACAAACGGTAA